In the genome of Deinococcus radiotolerans, one region contains:
- a CDS encoding sensor histidine kinase, which translates to MNRIPFAQQVPHEVRRSGRTLLFWQVFPLLWLAFLYYPVQAFLDAPHGPGAAALFWGLNTVFVGVFLRSFWGRPDPRWSVGGWALSVVTYALLLPLAPGGASAYLIYGGSMIGFQASTGLAAWLAILNVALMILPFWNGTYAPGDLAWLAPNMLFTLVAAYGNHASFRRRVADAQLTAAHAEQERLAAEAERERIARDLHDLLGHTLSVIVLKSELAGKLAGRDPARAAEEIREVERISREALGEVRAAVSGYRGSGLSAELARAKVALDAAGVRLTVGSALCALPPATEAAAAMLLREAVTNVVRHARARTVDVTLVPQGRGWQLTVRDDGVGGLGPEGSGLTGMRERLRAIGGTLTRDGRGGTTLTATLPGEDERAALTVPAGARGRA; encoded by the coding sequence ATGAACCGCATTCCCTTCGCGCAGCAGGTGCCGCACGAGGTGCGCCGATCGGGGCGCACGCTGCTGTTCTGGCAGGTGTTTCCGCTGCTGTGGCTGGCGTTCCTGTACTACCCGGTGCAGGCGTTCCTGGACGCGCCGCACGGGCCGGGCGCGGCGGCGCTGTTCTGGGGCCTGAACACCGTGTTCGTGGGCGTGTTCCTGCGCAGCTTCTGGGGCCGCCCGGACCCGCGCTGGAGCGTGGGTGGCTGGGCGCTGAGCGTCGTGACGTACGCGCTGCTGCTGCCGCTCGCGCCGGGCGGGGCGAGCGCGTACCTGATCTACGGCGGCAGCATGATCGGCTTCCAGGCCAGCACGGGACTGGCCGCGTGGCTGGCGATCCTGAACGTCGCGCTGATGATCCTGCCCTTCTGGAACGGCACGTACGCGCCGGGGGATCTGGCGTGGCTGGCCCCGAACATGCTGTTCACGCTGGTGGCCGCGTACGGGAATCACGCGTCGTTCCGGCGGCGGGTGGCGGACGCGCAGCTGACCGCCGCGCACGCCGAGCAGGAGCGGCTGGCGGCCGAAGCCGAGCGGGAGCGGATCGCGCGGGACCTGCACGACCTGCTGGGCCACACCCTGAGCGTGATCGTGCTGAAAAGCGAGCTGGCCGGGAAACTCGCCGGGCGCGACCCGGCGCGGGCCGCCGAGGAGATCCGCGAGGTGGAACGCATCAGCCGCGAGGCGCTGGGCGAGGTGCGCGCCGCCGTGAGCGGCTACCGCGGCAGCGGCCTCAGTGCCGAACTGGCCCGCGCCAAGGTGGCGCTGGACGCCGCCGGGGTGCGCCTGACGGTGGGCAGCGCCCTGTGCGCCCTGCCGCCCGCGACCGAGGCGGCCGCCGCGATGCTGCTGCGCGAGGCGGTCACGAACGTCGTCAGGCACGCCCGCGCCCGTACGGTGGACGTGACCCTGGTGCCGCAGGGGCGCGGCTGGCAGCTGACCGTCCGCGACGACGGCGTGGGCGGCCTGGGCCCCGAGGGAAGCGGCCTGACCGGCATGCGCGAGCGGCTGCGGGCCATCGGGGGCACCCTGACGCGCGACGGGCGGGGCGGCACCACCCTGACGGCCACGCTGCCCGGCGAGGACGAGCGCGCGGCCCTGACCGTCCCGGCCGGGGCGCGGGGGCGCGCGTGA
- a CDS encoding response regulator transcription factor — protein sequence MIRVLLAEDQALVRGALSALLSLEGDLDVVGAAADGEAAWEGVLSLRPDVLVTDIEMPRLSGLDLAARVSRAAPGTRVVIVTTFARGGYLRRALDVGARGYLLKDAPAAELAAAIRQVHAGGRAVDPQLAAEAWGDRDPLTERERQVLREAEGGASTAAIAAALGLSEGTVRNYLSEAIGKLGAENRVEAARAAREKGWL from the coding sequence GTGATCCGCGTGCTGCTGGCCGAGGATCAGGCGCTGGTGCGCGGCGCTCTGTCCGCGCTGCTGTCGCTGGAGGGCGACCTGGACGTGGTGGGCGCCGCTGCCGACGGCGAGGCCGCCTGGGAGGGCGTGCTGAGCCTGCGGCCGGACGTGCTGGTCACGGACATCGAGATGCCGCGCCTGAGCGGGCTGGACCTCGCGGCGCGGGTCTCGCGCGCCGCGCCGGGCACGCGGGTGGTGATTGTCACGACGTTCGCGCGCGGCGGGTACCTGCGCCGCGCGCTGGACGTGGGCGCGCGCGGGTACCTCCTCAAGGACGCCCCGGCGGCCGAACTGGCCGCCGCGATCCGGCAGGTGCACGCCGGGGGCCGCGCCGTGGACCCGCAGCTGGCCGCGGAAGCCTGGGGAGACCGTGACCCGCTGACCGAGCGGGAACGGCAGGTGCTGCGCGAGGCCGAGGGGGGTGCCAGCACCGCCGCGATTGCCGCCGCGCTGGGCCTGTCGGAGGGCACGGTGCGCAACTACCTGTCCGAGGCGATCGGGAAGCTGGGCGCCGAGAACCGCGTGGAGGCCGCCCGCGCTGCCCGGGAGAAGGGCTGGCTGTAA
- a CDS encoding thiol-activated cytolysin family protein yields MRQFPHVSSARRLCSLLLTALLIPGAAAQGTVTPIRVPVVTPVNPNVVRVLTRPQLVPGKQPVKKSSVAKDSYAAQGSSGPLVCSRETFNVATAPIEYAMYNLDGDKMWVGSLVDASTVQNGLGSLRAINVPESRRAPYRVTTALPIANGSATIQPNLSAYNGALAGIRQALSGTPYGSSTRYEVTEQSTAETSALNLGLNAHYLTGKVSMNLSSSSSALSNTVTAAFVQNAFTVNADLGGRPAREAFLQNPTPEDLQAVGGAAYIDSITYGRLLMVTMTGSYSSQEMKLALQAAYEGVTYGASGNLNVDVKKVIQGSSFKVYASGGDEQAVVDLIHTQKLGSYFQRPATPTTLVPISYTARDVDSGLYAAFSTTGRYAVTVCNPASVKVSMRMYYQSIEPEDSKYDDIYGSLSWDGQSLWNVGSGQHFDLYKGQTFTVNAQPMPLTLNYDEPRTARVSGSVMDYDSLSANDVVGNFNDLIDLNGVAAEFRANPGRTTVRREIRRRGESDADGVLIIEFSRLN; encoded by the coding sequence ATGCGCCAGTTCCCCCACGTTTCCTCCGCCCGCCGCCTGTGCTCACTGCTGCTGACCGCCCTGCTCATCCCGGGCGCCGCCGCCCAGGGCACCGTGACGCCCATCCGGGTGCCGGTCGTCACGCCGGTGAACCCGAATGTCGTCCGGGTCCTCACGCGGCCGCAGCTCGTGCCGGGCAAGCAGCCTGTGAAGAAGTCCAGCGTGGCGAAGGACTCCTACGCGGCGCAGGGCAGCTCAGGTCCGCTGGTGTGCTCCCGCGAAACCTTCAATGTGGCGACGGCCCCCATCGAGTACGCCATGTACAACCTCGACGGGGACAAGATGTGGGTGGGGTCCCTGGTGGACGCCAGCACGGTCCAGAACGGCCTGGGGTCCCTGCGGGCCATCAACGTGCCCGAGTCCCGCCGCGCGCCGTACCGGGTTACGACGGCGCTGCCCATCGCGAACGGCAGCGCGACCATCCAGCCGAACCTCAGCGCGTACAACGGCGCCCTGGCCGGCATCCGGCAGGCGCTGAGCGGCACGCCGTACGGGTCGAGCACCCGCTACGAGGTGACCGAGCAGAGCACCGCCGAGACCAGCGCCCTGAACCTGGGCCTGAACGCCCACTACCTAACCGGCAAGGTGTCCATGAACCTGTCGAGCAGCAGCAGCGCCCTGAGCAACACGGTCACGGCGGCGTTCGTGCAGAACGCGTTCACCGTGAACGCCGACCTGGGGGGCCGCCCCGCGCGCGAGGCCTTCCTGCAGAACCCCACGCCCGAGGACCTGCAGGCAGTCGGCGGCGCGGCGTACATCGACAGCATCACGTACGGGCGCCTGCTGATGGTTACCATGACGGGCAGTTACAGCAGTCAGGAGATGAAACTGGCCCTCCAGGCCGCGTACGAGGGCGTCACGTACGGTGCGAGCGGCAACCTGAACGTGGACGTGAAGAAGGTCATCCAGGGCAGTTCGTTCAAGGTGTACGCCAGCGGCGGCGATGAGCAGGCGGTCGTGGACCTGATCCACACGCAGAAACTCGGGTCGTACTTCCAGCGGCCCGCGACGCCCACCACGCTCGTGCCCATCAGCTACACCGCCCGCGACGTGGACAGCGGCCTGTACGCGGCGTTCAGCACGACCGGCAGGTACGCCGTGACGGTGTGCAACCCGGCCAGCGTGAAGGTCAGCATGCGGATGTACTACCAGTCCATCGAGCCCGAGGACAGCAAGTACGACGACATCTACGGCAGCCTCAGCTGGGACGGGCAGAGCCTGTGGAACGTGGGGTCCGGGCAGCACTTCGACCTGTACAAGGGCCAGACGTTCACGGTGAACGCGCAGCCCATGCCGCTGACCCTGAACTACGACGAGCCGCGCACCGCGCGCGTCAGTGGCAGCGTCATGGACTACGACTCGCTCAGCGCGAACGACGTGGTGGGCAACTTCAACGACCTGATCGACCTGAACGGGGTGGCGGCCGAGTTCCGCGCCAACCCAGGCCGCACCACGGTCCGCCGCGAGATCCGCCGGCGCGGGGAGTCCGACGCGGACGGCGTCCTGATCATCGAGTTCAGCCGCCTGAACTGA
- the aguB gene encoding N-carbamoylputrescine amidase, giving the protein MSPETVKLAVVQMHVTDQLEDNVSRAITHVRAAAAQGAQVILLPELFENLYFCQVEREDYFDLAHPLEGHPFVGRFQDLARELGVVLPLSYFERAGQAHYNSLVCIDADGTLLGNYRKTHIPDGPGYEEKYYFNPGDTGFKVWDTRFGRVGVGICWDQWYPETARVMMLQGADFLLYPTAIGSEPAEVESPNSHHMWQRAMIGHAVSNSTYVAAANRIGTERVGDLEQTYYGHTFISDYTGEMVAEFGDTEEGPLLHTLNLKEARKFRAGMGFFRDRRPELYGALLTTDGVTRRG; this is encoded by the coding sequence ATGAGCCCCGAGACCGTGAAGTTGGCCGTCGTGCAGATGCACGTCACCGATCAGCTCGAAGACAACGTCAGCCGCGCCATCACTCATGTGCGTGCGGCGGCCGCGCAGGGCGCGCAGGTGATCCTGCTGCCCGAACTGTTCGAGAACCTGTACTTCTGCCAGGTGGAACGCGAGGACTACTTCGACCTCGCCCACCCGCTGGAGGGGCACCCGTTCGTGGGCCGCTTTCAGGACCTGGCGCGGGAACTGGGGGTGGTGCTGCCCCTGTCGTACTTCGAGCGGGCCGGGCAGGCGCACTACAACAGCCTCGTGTGCATCGACGCGGACGGCACCCTGCTGGGCAACTACCGCAAGACGCACATTCCCGACGGGCCCGGCTACGAGGAGAAGTACTACTTCAACCCAGGCGACACCGGCTTCAAGGTGTGGGACACCCGCTTCGGGCGCGTGGGCGTGGGCATCTGCTGGGACCAGTGGTATCCGGAGACGGCGCGCGTGATGATGCTGCAGGGCGCGGACTTCCTGCTGTACCCCACCGCGATTGGCAGTGAGCCGGCCGAGGTCGAGTCCCCGAACAGCCATCACATGTGGCAGCGCGCCATGATCGGCCACGCCGTGAGCAACAGCACGTACGTGGCGGCCGCGAACCGCATCGGCACCGAACGGGTCGGGGACCTGGAGCAGACGTACTACGGGCACACGTTCATCAGCGACTACACCGGCGAGATGGTCGCGGAGTTCGGCGACACCGAGGAAGGGCCCCTCCTGCACACCCTGAACCTGAAAGAGGCCCGGAAGTTCCGCGCGGGCATGGGCTTCTTCCGAGACCGTCGCCCCGAACTGTACGGCGCGCTCCTGACGACCGACGGCGTCACCCGGCGCGGGTAA
- a CDS encoding zinc-dependent alcohol dehydrogenase family protein, giving the protein MRAAVYEQFQHRPEIRTVPDPVPTREGVVLEVGATGVCRSDWHGWMGHDPDIRLPHVPGHEIAGTVVAVGADVRRWRPGDRVTLPFVAGCGRCAECQAGHQQVCEQQFQPGFTHWGSFAQFVGIHYAEQNLVRLPDSLDFVTAASLGCRFATSFRAVAQQGRVRGGEWLAVHGCGGVGLSAVMIGRALGARVVAVDIDDAKLARARELGAEVTVNSRQVPDTVQAVRDVTGGGAHVSLDALGHPQTAFNSVANLRRRGRHVQVGLLLGDQSRPALPMDAVIARELEIYGSHGMAAHTYPEMLGMIESGLLNPAALIGERLTLEGGIDALVTMDRFAGTGVSVIDRF; this is encoded by the coding sequence ATGCGCGCCGCCGTCTACGAGCAGTTCCAGCACCGCCCCGAGATCCGCACTGTGCCCGACCCGGTCCCCACCCGGGAGGGCGTGGTCCTGGAGGTCGGCGCGACCGGCGTGTGCCGCAGCGACTGGCACGGCTGGATGGGGCACGACCCGGACATCCGCCTGCCGCACGTGCCCGGGCATGAGATCGCAGGGACGGTCGTGGCGGTCGGTGCGGACGTGCGCCGCTGGCGGCCCGGTGACCGCGTGACGCTGCCGTTCGTGGCGGGCTGCGGCCGCTGCGCGGAGTGTCAGGCGGGGCACCAGCAGGTGTGCGAGCAGCAGTTCCAGCCGGGTTTCACGCACTGGGGTTCGTTCGCGCAGTTCGTGGGCATTCACTACGCCGAGCAGAACTTGGTGCGCCTGCCCGACAGCCTGGATTTCGTGACGGCGGCCAGCCTGGGTTGCCGCTTCGCCACGTCGTTCCGGGCGGTGGCGCAGCAGGGCCGGGTGCGGGGCGGCGAGTGGCTGGCCGTGCACGGCTGCGGCGGCGTGGGCCTGTCGGCGGTCATGATCGGCCGGGCGCTGGGCGCGCGCGTGGTAGCCGTGGACATTGACGACGCGAAACTGGCGCGCGCCCGGGAGCTGGGCGCGGAGGTCACCGTGAACAGCCGTCAGGTGCCCGACACCGTGCAGGCCGTGCGGGACGTCACGGGCGGGGGCGCGCACGTGTCGCTGGACGCGCTGGGGCACCCGCAGACGGCGTTCAACTCGGTGGCGAACCTGCGGCGGCGCGGGCGGCACGTGCAGGTGGGGCTGCTGCTGGGCGACCAGAGCCGCCCGGCCCTGCCGATGGACGCCGTGATCGCCCGGGAACTGGAGATTTACGGCAGTCACGGCATGGCCGCCCACACGTACCCGGAGATGCTGGGCATGATCGAATCGGGCCTGCTGAACCCCGCCGCGCTGATCGGCGAGCGCCTCACGCTGGAAGGCGGGATTGACGCGCTGGTGACCATGGACCGCTTTGCCGGGACGGGCGTGAGCGTCATCGACCGCTTCTAG
- a CDS encoding winged helix-turn-helix domain-containing protein, producing the protein MPRAWTRLEDPHAARLALHPDYAHLLGLLMTREWTAAELARHLHRPLNATHHRLTRLNRAGLAVTRAEPRRGRPVQHYRAVSDAFLIPYHRTALGSLEDLIGLHEDTFGTLFHRAVVQAGLPLVQREEDIAVRLYTTPGGTRMDITPRAGSFDLLDLLHDDAPALTANWGTLHLTREDAKALQRDLQALLIRYGARSGPDAYLYRLNLAPAGGAEER; encoded by the coding sequence ATGCCGCGAGCCTGGACGCGCCTGGAAGACCCGCACGCCGCCCGGCTGGCGCTGCACCCCGACTACGCGCACCTGCTGGGCCTGCTGATGACCCGCGAGTGGACCGCCGCCGAACTGGCCCGGCACCTGCACCGCCCCCTGAACGCCACGCACCACCGCCTCACCCGCCTGAACCGCGCCGGGCTGGCCGTCACGCGCGCCGAACCCCGCCGGGGCCGGCCCGTGCAGCACTACCGCGCCGTCTCAGACGCGTTCCTGATCCCGTACCACCGCACGGCGCTGGGCAGCCTGGAGGACCTGATCGGCCTGCACGAGGACACCTTCGGCACCCTGTTCCACCGCGCGGTCGTGCAGGCGGGCCTGCCGCTCGTGCAGCGCGAGGAGGACATCGCCGTGCGCCTGTACACCACCCCGGGCGGCACCCGCATGGACATCACCCCCCGCGCCGGCAGCTTCGACCTGCTCGACCTCCTGCATGACGACGCCCCGGCCCTGACCGCCAACTGGGGCACCCTGCACCTGACCCGCGAGGACGCCAAGGCCCTGCAACGCGACCTCCAGGCCCTCCTGATCCGCTACGGCGCCCGCAGCGGCCCCGACGCGTACCTGTACCGCCTGAACCTCGCCCCGGCGGGCGGCGCGGAGGAGCGCTAG
- a CDS encoding cytochrome P450: MTSPVPTLSPEQQRVQATVQALWHPDTPRDPYPAYEAVRALDASGVVHPAGWGAAFATSHALNSAVLRSPAARSGAIISQVPADTASIQLLQPMMLFHNGGSHARLRGLVQAAFTPRVVEGQRDLIRAQVHALLDALPTDREVDLVAGLAAPLPARVIMHMLGLRGEDEAKFIRWTQSVADLLAGETSSPELMARLEADAREMRAYFRTLADDLRAHPQPGLLSALAAAEDGGERLSSEELLANAVLLLAAGHETTSNLIPGALLELARQPGAWAALVARPDHPNVPDELLRVVSPVQLDGRTLADAVTLPAGGGGTVTLGAGTHVQTMLAAANRDPEVFPQPDRIDWDRPNSARHLAFAAGPHYCLGAPLARLEIAEVFRALATRFPNLRVTDPNPPFKANLILRGPRELRVQLG, from the coding sequence ATGACCAGCCCCGTGCCGACCCTGAGCCCCGAGCAGCAGCGTGTGCAGGCGACCGTGCAGGCCCTGTGGCACCCGGACACCCCGCGGGACCCGTACCCCGCGTACGAGGCGGTGCGCGCCCTGGACGCCAGCGGCGTGGTGCACCCGGCCGGGTGGGGGGCGGCGTTCGCCACGTCGCACGCGCTGAACAGCGCGGTGCTGCGCTCCCCGGCGGCGCGCAGCGGGGCGATCATCTCGCAGGTGCCGGCCGACACGGCCAGCATTCAGCTGCTGCAACCCATGATGCTGTTCCACAACGGCGGGTCGCACGCGCGGCTGCGCGGACTGGTGCAGGCGGCGTTCACGCCGCGCGTGGTCGAGGGGCAGCGCGACCTGATCCGCGCGCAGGTACACGCGCTGCTGGACGCGCTGCCCACGGACCGGGAGGTGGATCTGGTGGCGGGGCTGGCCGCACCGCTGCCCGCGCGGGTGATCATGCACATGCTGGGCCTGCGCGGCGAGGACGAGGCGAAATTCATCCGCTGGACGCAGAGCGTCGCGGACCTGCTGGCCGGGGAGACGAGCAGCCCCGAACTGATGGCCCGCCTGGAGGCCGACGCTCGCGAGATGCGCGCGTACTTCCGCACGCTGGCGGATGACCTGCGCGCCCACCCGCAGCCGGGCCTGCTGAGCGCCCTGGCCGCCGCCGAGGACGGCGGGGAGCGCCTGAGCAGCGAGGAGCTGCTGGCGAACGCAGTCCTGCTCCTCGCCGCAGGACACGAGACGACCAGCAACCTGATTCCCGGGGCGCTGCTGGAGCTCGCGCGGCAGCCCGGCGCGTGGGCGGCGCTGGTGGCCCGCCCCGACCACCCGAATGTCCCCGACGAGCTGCTGCGCGTGGTGTCCCCCGTGCAGCTCGACGGGCGCACGCTGGCCGACGCGGTCACGCTGCCCGCGGGCGGGGGCGGCACGGTCACGCTGGGTGCGGGCACGCACGTGCAGACCATGCTGGCCGCCGCGAACCGCGACCCGGAGGTCTTCCCCCAGCCTGACCGGATCGACTGGGACCGTCCGAACAGCGCCCGGCACCTCGCCTTCGCGGCGGGCCCGCACTACTGCCTGGGTGCGCCGCTGGCCCGCCTGGAGATCGCGGAGGTGTTCCGCGCGCTGGCCACTCGCTTCCCGAACCTGCGCGTGACCGACCCGAATCCGCCCTTCAAGGCGAACCTGATCCTGCGCGGGCCGCGCGAACTGCGCGTGCAGCTGGGCTGA
- a CDS encoding class I SAM-dependent methyltransferase, producing the protein MTDARDGSGQGGAHAGIGMYNAQDREHDRLTRGLGLIEFTRTLELLGLLLPPGPAVLADIGAGTGVYARELLTAGYEVHALDATPGHVARLRVDPTLERLSSVTLGDARALPYPDASVDAALLLGPLYHLTDPRDRARALAEAARVLRPGGVLLAAAITRAADIAGDFVRGGAELDEAYARPIREHTYRTGVHRNPEGQRGHFTDAYCHHPHELAGELSGAGFRDVSVYAVEGVAALLRDPDGAMRDPQRREGILRALRLTERDPALLGVSPHLLGAGVRAG; encoded by the coding sequence ATGACGGACGCACGGGACGGCAGCGGTCAGGGCGGCGCGCACGCGGGCATCGGCATGTATAACGCGCAGGACCGCGAACATGACCGCCTGACGCGCGGGCTGGGCCTGATCGAGTTCACCCGGACGCTGGAGCTGCTGGGCCTGCTGCTGCCCCCCGGGCCCGCCGTGCTCGCGGATATCGGGGCGGGCACCGGCGTGTACGCCCGTGAACTCCTGACCGCCGGGTACGAGGTGCACGCGCTGGACGCCACGCCCGGCCACGTGGCGCGGCTGCGGGTGGATCCCACCCTGGAGCGCCTGAGTTCCGTGACGCTGGGGGACGCCCGCGCGCTGCCCTACCCGGACGCCAGCGTGGACGCGGCGCTGCTGCTGGGGCCGCTGTACCACCTGACCGACCCGCGTGACCGGGCCCGCGCGCTGGCGGAGGCGGCGCGCGTCCTGCGGCCCGGCGGGGTGCTGCTGGCCGCCGCGATCACCCGCGCCGCCGATATCGCCGGGGACTTCGTCCGGGGCGGCGCCGAGCTGGATGAAGCGTATGCCCGGCCCATCCGCGAGCACACGTACCGCACCGGCGTGCACCGCAACCCGGAGGGTCAGCGTGGGCACTTCACGGACGCGTACTGTCACCACCCGCACGAACTGGCGGGCGAGCTGAGCGGCGCGGGCTTCCGGGACGTCAGCGTGTACGCCGTCGAGGGCGTGGCCGCGCTGCTGCGCGACCCGGACGGGGCCATGCGGGACCCGCAGCGGCGTGAAGGCATCCTGCGCGCGCTGCGCCTCACCGAGCGCGACCCGGCGCTGCTGGGCGTCAGCCCGCACCTGCTGGGGGCCGGGGTCAGGGCGGGTTGA
- a CDS encoding class I SAM-dependent methyltransferase — MNAPHSRAWYAQLARGLGGYRHAWARVLDGPDPELTFDALLAERLGPDVRVLEAGCGHGPDAARFGSGAARWAAFDAVPELVAQVRVNAPHADVHEWNAKGEVPEPLLGPFDLIVSRRGPTSVILRLPELAAPGAEFLYVGPRLDVPQVPARLSAVGWEVRGEWRVSVRARVPSRADWATRCEWTNEPERVPEWDAHARADGLPYREERYVVLASKRS; from the coding sequence GTGAACGCGCCGCATTCCCGCGCGTGGTACGCGCAGCTGGCCCGCGGGCTGGGTGGGTACCGGCACGCCTGGGCGCGGGTGCTGGACGGCCCGGACCCGGAGCTGACGTTTGACGCGCTGCTCGCCGAGCGGCTGGGGCCGGACGTGCGGGTGCTGGAGGCCGGGTGCGGGCACGGGCCGGACGCGGCGCGCTTCGGCTCCGGGGCCGCGCGCTGGGCGGCGTTCGACGCGGTGCCGGAACTGGTGGCGCAGGTCCGCGTGAACGCCCCGCATGCGGACGTGCACGAGTGGAACGCGAAGGGTGAGGTACCAGAGCCGCTGCTGGGCCCCTTCGACCTGATCGTGTCGCGGCGCGGGCCGACGTCGGTGATCCTGCGCCTGCCGGAACTCGCGGCGCCCGGTGCGGAGTTTCTATACGTGGGGCCGCGCCTGGACGTGCCGCAGGTGCCCGCACGGCTCTCGGCGGTGGGCTGGGAGGTGCGGGGCGAGTGGCGGGTCAGCGTGCGGGCGCGCGTGCCGAGCCGCGCGGACTGGGCGACCCGCTGCGAATGGACGAACGAGCCGGAGCGGGTGCCCGAGTGGGACGCGCACGCCCGGGCAGATGGTCTCCCCTACCGGGAGGAACGGTACGTGGTGCTGGCGTCAAAGCGGTCGTAG
- the truA gene encoding tRNA pseudouridine(38-40) synthase TruA, with protein MTERPDHPDPRPDYQPPAGHRRLRLSVAWDGAPFAGWQSQPGVPSVQDTLHDAFARLGATAFRPVAAGRTDAGVHAEAMPAHVDVPDTFRVPTPKLARALNAHLPPTVAVLQAEDAPAGFHARFSCTERQYVYRLLAHPQRHPLWHGRALHVPHPLDPGGMNAAAAALTGTHDFAAFATQEDRQTVRDLRVLRVQPGPMIWEVHVHGESFLRHMVRGLVGTLLLAGQGRLSPEQAADILHSRQRSQAGANVPAHGLSFTGTRYDRFDASTTYRSSR; from the coding sequence ATGACCGAGCGCCCCGACCACCCAGACCCGCGCCCGGACTACCAGCCGCCCGCCGGGCACCGCCGCCTGCGCCTGAGCGTCGCGTGGGACGGCGCACCGTTCGCCGGGTGGCAGTCCCAGCCGGGCGTGCCGAGCGTGCAGGACACCCTGCATGACGCCTTCGCGCGGCTGGGTGCCACGGCGTTCCGCCCGGTCGCGGCTGGACGCACCGACGCGGGCGTGCACGCCGAAGCGATGCCCGCGCACGTGGACGTCCCGGACACCTTTCGCGTGCCCACCCCGAAACTGGCCCGCGCGCTGAACGCCCACCTGCCGCCCACGGTGGCCGTCCTGCAGGCTGAGGACGCCCCGGCAGGCTTCCACGCGCGCTTCTCCTGCACCGAGCGGCAGTACGTGTACCGCCTGCTGGCCCACCCGCAGCGGCACCCGCTGTGGCATGGGCGCGCACTGCACGTTCCGCACCCGCTGGACCCAGGTGGCATGAATGCCGCCGCCGCTGCGCTGACCGGCACGCACGACTTCGCGGCGTTCGCCACGCAGGAGGACCGTCAGACCGTGCGGGACCTGCGGGTGCTGCGCGTGCAGCCCGGGCCCATGATCTGGGAGGTTCACGTGCACGGCGAGAGTTTCCTGCGGCACATGGTGCGCGGCTTGGTGGGCACGCTCCTGCTGGCCGGGCAGGGCCGCCTGAGCCCCGAGCAGGCGGCCGACATCCTGCACTCGCGGCAGCGGTCGCAGGCGGGCGCGAATGTCCCCGCGCACGGCCTGTCCTTCACGGGCACGCGCTACGACCGCTTTGACGCCAGCACCACGTACCGTTCCTCCCGGTAG
- a CDS encoding LysM peptidoglycan-binding domain-containing M23 family metallopeptidase, whose amino-acid sequence MGVRMWMRGALLGAALAAGWTGAGLAGSYRVKAGETLSGIAARAGVSVAQLRAANPRLKNADVVQAGWVLTVPQAARATATNAPVRTGTYTVKAGENLTVIAQRFGLSLTQLVNANPQYRGGKAVWAGAKLIIPPRTASATARTPVTVRATGSRPGRWAWPLPGYHAISSDYGERVLDGDPEMHYGVDIVAPEGTPVRAARSGRVLESRADYERGWGWTVVLEHPDGWITRYAHLSATLVKAGELVVQGQPVGRVGNTGRSTGTHLHFGTYLRWDPRDPLSLY is encoded by the coding sequence ATGGGCGTGCGGATGTGGATGAGGGGAGCGCTGCTGGGCGCGGCGCTGGCAGCAGGCTGGACGGGCGCCGGGCTGGCCGGATCGTACCGGGTGAAGGCCGGGGAGACCCTGAGCGGTATCGCCGCGCGCGCGGGCGTGAGCGTGGCGCAGCTGCGCGCCGCGAATCCCCGCCTGAAGAACGCGGACGTGGTGCAGGCCGGGTGGGTGCTAACCGTACCGCAGGCGGCCCGCGCGACCGCGACCAACGCGCCGGTCAGGACCGGTACGTACACCGTGAAGGCCGGTGAGAACCTCACGGTGATCGCGCAGAGATTCGGGCTGAGCCTGACGCAACTCGTGAACGCCAACCCCCAGTACCGGGGTGGGAAGGCCGTGTGGGCGGGCGCGAAACTGATCATTCCGCCGCGCACCGCGTCCGCCACGGCGCGCACCCCGGTGACAGTCCGGGCGACCGGGAGCCGTCCGGGCCGCTGGGCGTGGCCGCTGCCCGGGTACCACGCCATCAGCAGCGATTACGGCGAGCGCGTGCTCGACGGTGACCCCGAGATGCATTACGGCGTGGACATCGTCGCGCCCGAGGGCACCCCGGTGCGCGCCGCGCGTTCGGGCCGCGTGCTGGAATCCCGCGCGGACTACGAGCGCGGCTGGGGCTGGACGGTCGTGCTGGAACACCCGGACGGCTGGATCACCCGCTACGCGCACCTCAGCGCCACGCTCGTGAAGGCCGGGGAACTGGTCGTGCAGGGTCAGCCGGTGGGGCGGGTCGGGAACACAGGCCGCAGCACGGGCACGCACCTGCACTTCGGCACGTACCTCCGCTGGGATCCGCGCGACCCGCTGAGCCTGTACTGA